A stretch of Metabacillus sp. FJAT-52054 DNA encodes these proteins:
- a CDS encoding type 1 glutamine amidotransferase domain-containing protein codes for MKKILMVLTNSSEIDKEHETGLWLGEFAEPYNEFVNSGFQVRAASPKGGRIPIDPNSVEGTPPDEWDDAIAMLQNTEVLSALNPQDFNGIFLPGGHGTMFDLPEDPALQKALAYFAENNKVIGAVCHGPAGFVGTKLSNGKWLVDGVSLTGFTNEEEQQTGLDSLMPFLLESKLREQGAQFEGAAAYSDHVVADTRFVTGQNPQSSKSAAIAFVKAINS; via the coding sequence ATGAAAAAGATTTTAATGGTATTAACTAACTCAAGCGAGATTGATAAAGAGCATGAAACAGGCTTATGGCTTGGTGAATTTGCAGAGCCCTATAATGAATTTGTAAATAGCGGGTTTCAAGTTAGAGCAGCGAGTCCTAAGGGAGGAAGAATTCCTATTGACCCTAATAGCGTGGAAGGAACGCCTCCGGATGAATGGGATGATGCCATCGCTATGCTTCAAAATACGGAAGTGCTTTCTGCACTGAACCCGCAGGATTTCAACGGGATCTTCCTGCCTGGAGGCCATGGAACGATGTTTGATCTTCCGGAAGATCCTGCTCTTCAAAAAGCTCTTGCCTATTTTGCTGAAAATAATAAAGTAATTGGCGCTGTTTGCCATGGGCCGGCAGGATTTGTCGGAACGAAGCTATCAAACGGCAAATGGCTTGTCGACGGAGTCAGCTTAACAGGCTTTACAAATGAGGAAGAACAGCAGACAGGACTTGATTCCTTAATGCCATTCCTGCTTGAATCCAAACTGAGAGAGCAGGGTGCGCAATTTGAGGGAGCAGCTGCCTATTCAGATCATGTCGTCGCTGACACGCGGTTTGTTACCGGCCAAAACCCTCAAAGCAGTAAATCGGCTGCCATTGCTTTTGTAAAGGCGATCAACTCTTAA
- a CDS encoding DUF3243 domain-containing protein, whose translation MSEKNHMIDRTGDVDPGKIEDVVSRIGVDKQEEILENFDGFKKYLREKVDVGKKIGLSEEQLAKTTERVANYLADHVNPKNREEYLLQELWKSGDKQQQHALAHMLLNMVEKE comes from the coding sequence ATGTCCGAGAAAAATCATATGATTGACCGAACAGGCGATGTAGATCCAGGTAAAATTGAAGACGTAGTCAGCCGGATCGGTGTAGATAAACAGGAAGAAATCCTTGAAAACTTTGATGGCTTCAAAAAGTATTTAAGGGAAAAAGTAGATGTAGGCAAAAAAATAGGCTTGAGCGAGGAGCAGCTGGCGAAAACGACTGAGCGAGTCGCCAATTATCTGGCAGATCACGTAAACCCGAAAAACCGGGAAGAGTATCTGCTGCAGGAGCTTTGGAAATCGGGGGATAAACAGCAGCAGCACGCATTAGCTCATATGCTTTTAAACATGGTGGAGAAAGAATAG